The sequence TGTAATTAACATCCAACCCTAACATTTATGGTTTTATTTGGTTCAGACCAAGTGCAGTAGGCATAGGAGTACTTTTGTTTGGAtctcatacgtgtgtgtgtgtgtgtgcatactttaGGACGAGCCCTTCAAGGCGTGTTAAAGAGGACTACGCAAAGGGCATCACTGCCTTGTTTCCATACCTGGCCGATCCCCAGGGCACTTTGGGCTATGTAAGTAAATAAAACAAGTCTAACCTCTTCACTCATTCCTTCTAGTATTGATCAAAAAACTGAGTGAGATTGCAACAAATTATTAACATTTCTAAATGCTGACCTTGTCTCCTAACCTCAACAAGTTGAACACAGCAGATGTCAGACTGGTTGACCTTGATTTCATAAATTCTCCAGACAAGAACATGCGTTAGTTTTTTAAGGAGGAAAAATAAACACTTTCTTGGTTTTTAGGAGCATTATTACAATCCAGTAGATGGGGGTGGATTTCTTGCATGGAGAGTGAAAACGCTTCAAAAAGAAGCCTCGGAGGGACAACAGAAAAGAAACCCTCAGCCACTGACAGGTACATGATTTTTAGTGTGttggattctttttttttttatgagttCACATGTCACATGTAAATTCATCTTTAATGTGCATAGTGCTTTTTTGTTAGTGATGTGCATCGCAGGGGGTTTAGCAAAAAGACGATTGGGCGTTTGTGTAAGGGGTGAAAGTGGCTTAACTATTTTGAGAAGTAAAGCAAGTATTGCATCAGTATGTGGTTTCACTGTTAGGTCACTGTTCACTGATCATTGTTACAGGTGGTCCAGATTCTGGTGACAGAACCCCCTTCAGTAAGGAAAATCAGCTAACCACAGAAACCCAGTGTTGCGAGGCCATCGCTCTCATGAAGCATACAACTGATGAAGCAATCATCAAGGAGAAGATGAAACAGACCTTCATCCATCGCCAAGAAATGGTTCATGACCCAGTGAAGTCCTCTGAAATATTCACCACCTTTCCAAGATTTCTTGACATCACGGGAATGGTATGTTGCTCTTCGAATGCCTTGCATTAAAATCAAGCTGAAATGAAAAATGACTTAAACAGATCACATTCCTGGTCAGCCCTGGTGCACCTATTAACAATATATGCCATGTTGTTTTCTGTATTCCATCTTGTCTGCAGATAGTGCAGGATTTCAGTCTGATGTTTGGTGATGACATCTCTGCAAAGTTCCTGGAGAAGTGGCCTACTCACTACAGGCAGAAAGTCCTTGAACAAACCCGTGGCCTCACCCAGACAAGCGACCTTGAAGATCTCCTTCATAACGCTGAATCCACAACAGAAGAACTGGAAGATGGTACACTCAaattaaagaaataataataatggaagaAGGAAATGGTTTGgaacaaaaatataaacattttaGTAAGAATGTCTTTCTGAATTTTCTTGTattttcaggatgggacagtgaGATGTCCCCCATCTTGCTCCTTATCCACCTCATGCCACCATCACCTCATGGCCGCAACAAGAGACCAGGAAAGCTCTCTGCCAGACAAGCCATTGACCACCTTGTGAAATTCATCAAGGTAATGTTACAGTTTAATTAAAGTTTAAAAGGGCTCACTGTTCTGTCCGTAATATTATATCTTAAAACTACACTCTTGTGAAATCATGTGATGACCATGCTCATCTGTAATCAGCGAGTGCCGTGTGATATTTCTCTGATATGGCTCCCCACAGATCGATCACCATCAGCCCCAGATACGCTGATATgaataaatctatttattttacatttagcaaaataaaaaatataagccAGAAATCATGCATTTTGTGGcaataagtgattctggtgGTGATGATTGGGCCCTAAACTGCAACAGATACATTTTAATAGCAAGACTGATTAAGTTTTCTTTTCACAGACTGGGACCAGTATTGAAGGGCATCTGGACAGCATCACAGAGAGCCGTCAACCCTATCTACTGGCTGTGGGAACCAAGAGGAGCGCCACACACAAAT comes from Gadus macrocephalus chromosome 2, ASM3116895v1 and encodes:
- the LOC132474123 gene encoding uncharacterized protein LOC132474123, translated to MPESVSHSVASSNSSFLSSSVENEGDSDDTIILQPSPGQRNRDDLTRLARMIEKILREKPGGERILTEYARKKSLTDSRRRDMVKILVAHMASEHGTSPSRRVKEDYAKGITALFPYLADPQGTLGYEHYYNPVDGGGFLAWRVKTLQKEASEGQQKRNPQPLTGGPDSGDRTPFSKENQLTTETQCCEAIALMKHTTDEAIIKEKMKQTFIHRQEMVHDPVKSSEIFTTFPRFLDITGMIVQDFSLMFGDDISAKFLEKWPTHYRQKVLEQTRGLTQTSDLEDLLHNAESTTEELEDGWDSEMSPILLLIHLMPPSPHGRNKRPGKLSARQAIDHLVKFIKTGTSIEGHLDSITESRQPYLLAVGTKRSATHKYFIVIDKHAIPCQSPDCLASFDELFKAHFVFATSYNRDLANVYHFLQTAVYQIDTATTKVNPRVKEMRARMLH